A genomic segment from Chitinophagaceae bacterium encodes:
- a CDS encoding DUF805 domain-containing protein: MFKNPFSFNGRIRRLEYGLSILIIYAYIILISFIVNFPLLEDHVQPSETSVLLFLLGLIPAYWFAFAQAAKRCHDRDNSGWFQLIPFYGFWLLFADGFPGKNQYGPNPKGIGNIDEIDQIGNYLQ, encoded by the coding sequence ATGTTTAAAAACCCCTTTTCATTTAACGGAAGGATACGCAGGCTGGAGTATGGGCTGAGCATTTTAATTATTTACGCCTATATCATTTTAATATCGTTCATTGTAAATTTTCCTTTATTGGAAGACCATGTGCAACCCAGTGAAACATCTGTATTATTATTTTTACTTGGTTTAATACCTGCTTACTGGTTTGCCTTTGCTCAAGCCGCAAAGCGCTGCCACGACAGGGATAACAGCGGTTGGTTTCAGCTTATTCCCTTTTATGGTTTTTGGTTGTTGTTTGCCGATGGCTTCCCTGGCAAAAACCAATATGGCCCTAATCCCAAGGGCATTGGCAATATTGATGAAATAGATCAAATTGGCAATTATTTACAGTAA
- a CDS encoding BrxA/BrxB family bacilliredoxin — protein sequence MYPQELVIPMKEELTENGFSELLTAEEVDKALAQKGTTLVMINSVCGCSAGTARPGAVLAVMHSPVKPNHITTTFAGFDTEAVNQVRKHLLPYPPSSPSIALFKDGKVVHFVERHMIEGQSAQMIAKNLMGAFETYCN from the coding sequence ATGTATCCCCAGGAACTTGTAATTCCCATGAAGGAAGAATTAACCGAAAACGGATTTTCTGAATTGCTTACCGCAGAAGAAGTAGATAAGGCTTTGGCCCAAAAGGGAACCACTCTGGTAATGATTAACTCCGTATGCGGCTGCAGCGCAGGTACGGCAAGGCCGGGGGCTGTTTTGGCCGTAATGCACAGCCCGGTAAAACCCAATCATATAACCACAACTTTTGCCGGCTTTGATACCGAAGCAGTAAACCAGGTAAGAAAGCATTTATTACCCTATCCGCCATCTTCACCATCCATAGCTTTATTTAAAGATGGCAAAGTGGTGCATTTTGTAGAGCGGCACATGATTGAAGGGCAAAGTGCGCAAATGATTGCCAAAAATTTGATGGGCGCTTTTGAAACCTACTGCAATTAA
- a CDS encoding Hsp20/alpha crystallin family protein, producing the protein MNKIINSKFNTAMLVRKDNYFERSIDGFLKELFTETPAQNCGTRESNLHFPPVNITENDNAYLLDLKAPGFEKADFTVNLDGNLLTISTQKKEEIKDENPKFVRREFSFTSFKRSFTIDEKIDAEKIDAKYENGILKLELPKKAVAKPDTRQISIH; encoded by the coding sequence ATGAATAAGATTATAAACTCAAAATTTAATACAGCCATGTTAGTAAGAAAAGACAATTATTTTGAAAGATCAATTGATGGGTTTTTAAAAGAACTTTTTACAGAAACCCCAGCACAAAATTGCGGCACAAGAGAAAGCAACCTGCATTTTCCACCGGTAAACATTACCGAAAACGACAATGCTTATCTGCTCGATTTAAAAGCACCGGGTTTTGAAAAAGCTGATTTTACCGTAAACCTCGATGGCAATTTGCTTACCATCAGCACCCAAAAAAAGGAAGAAATTAAAGACGAAAACCCAAAATTTGTTCGCAGGGAATTTAGCTTTACTTCTTTTAAACGCAGTTTTACCATTGATGAAAAAATTGATGCTGAAAAAATTGATGCCAAATATGAAAATGGCATTTTAAAACTGGAATTACCCAAAAAAGCCGTTGCAAAACCCGATACCAGGCAAATTTCTATTCATTAA
- a CDS encoding winged helix-turn-helix transcriptional regulator has product METAQNSQNCFYEKAMAAVADPYRMNIILQIRERGFMRCCDVVELTGLSQPTCSHHIKLLAESELIVCRKEGRNNFITLNKENFKKLGKFIEHFSEA; this is encoded by the coding sequence ATGGAAACGGCACAAAATTCCCAAAACTGTTTTTACGAAAAGGCAATGGCAGCAGTAGCCGATCCCTACCGTATGAATATCATTTTGCAAATACGGGAACGGGGCTTTATGCGCTGTTGCGATGTGGTGGAACTTACCGGCCTCTCTCAACCCACATGCAGCCACCATATAAAATTACTGGCCGAAAGTGAATTGATTGTTTGCCGCAAAGAAGGCAGGAACAACTTTATTACATTAAACAAAGAAAATTTTAAAAAACTGGGAAAATTTATTGAACATTTTTCTGAAGCATAA
- a CDS encoding methylated-DNA--[protein]-cysteine S-methyltransferase — MTQSTYFKSPIGLIQLTADRDFITGINFTEELETPNIQITSHNPVFQNCINQLQKYFSGECISFQLKINQPGTGFQQQVWAQLCHIKPGQTISYLELSKRLGNTKAIRAAGTANGKNNIAIVVPCHRVIGSNGKLVGYAGGLWRKKWLLNHEAKFCNGQQELF; from the coding sequence ATGACTCAATCTACTTATTTTAAAAGCCCTATTGGTTTGATACAACTTACTGCCGACAGGGATTTTATTACCGGGATTAATTTTACTGAGGAGCTTGAAACACCAAATATCCAGATCACGAGCCATAACCCAGTTTTCCAAAACTGCATTAACCAATTACAAAAATATTTTAGTGGCGAGTGTATATCCTTTCAATTAAAAATCAACCAACCCGGCACAGGATTTCAGCAACAAGTATGGGCACAGTTGTGCCATATTAAACCCGGCCAAACTATAAGTTACCTTGAACTAAGTAAAAGATTGGGCAATACAAAAGCCATAAGGGCTGCAGGAACTGCAAACGGTAAAAATAATATTGCCATAGTAGTTCCCTGCCACAGGGTAATTGGCAGTAATGGCAAGCTGGTAGGCTATGCCGGCGGCTTATGGAGAAAAAAATGGCTGCTGAACCACGAAGCAAAATTTTGTAACGGGCAACAGGAATTATTTTAG
- a CDS encoding ATP-binding cassette domain-containing protein produces the protein MLLGLQDVTFEFGARTIVENATWHIQPNERIGLIGYNGTGKSTLLKVLTHQFSPSKGTVEKGRETTVGFLHQDLLGFDTEDSILNVALGAFEKVKELEHKIEVMGEELSKTGDEKLAHDYADLLHQMEVLDGYSIHHRTEEILQGLGFANADLQKPYKNFSGGWRMRVLLAKMILQSPDVLLLDEPTNHLDLPSIEWLEKYLMHYPGAVVVVSHDRFFLDRMVTKIVELYQLQLHFYTGNYSFYETEKAMRIDLQKKAFDNQQDYIRQQERFVERFKAKASKAAQAQSIMKRLDKLDRIEDVSLERPNMKINFSVEKQPGKIICSLKKISKHFKEVNIVENASAEIDRGDKIALIGANGKGKSTLLRIISGAEPFNGEREWGHNVVESFYAQHQLEALHLENNLLEEMQTTRSGKTELELRSLLGAFLFSGDNVDKKIKVLSGGERARVALAKTITSKANFLMLDEPTNHLDIHSVDLLVEALNKYEGSLILVSHDRYFISRLANKIWEIDDHKIIEFKGSYAEWEDWKQRREAEQKNKKKEIETPKEVKKQPENNPPNQDQKKEVQQLKSKFKKLEEKIAKQQQETNRLEQALSNPEIYAETQKFTAAENLYKNAQKELEKLNGEYEGIFEQIMKIEEGQ, from the coding sequence ATGCTTTTAGGATTGCAGGATGTAACATTTGAGTTTGGCGCAAGAACTATTGTTGAGAATGCCACATGGCATATTCAACCCAACGAAAGAATAGGGTTAATTGGTTATAACGGAACCGGTAAAAGTACTTTGCTGAAAGTACTTACCCATCAATTTTCACCATCAAAAGGTACAGTAGAAAAAGGCAGGGAAACCACCGTAGGCTTTCTTCACCAGGATTTATTGGGATTTGATACGGAAGATTCTATTTTAAATGTAGCACTTGGCGCATTTGAAAAAGTAAAAGAACTGGAGCATAAAATTGAAGTAATGGGAGAAGAACTCTCCAAAACCGGAGATGAAAAGTTGGCGCATGATTATGCCGATTTACTGCATCAAATGGAAGTGCTGGATGGCTACAGCATTCACCACCGCACCGAAGAAATTTTACAGGGCCTGGGATTTGCCAATGCCGATTTACAAAAACCCTATAAGAATTTTAGTGGTGGATGGAGGATGCGTGTGCTATTGGCTAAAATGATTTTGCAAAGCCCCGATGTATTATTGCTGGATGAACCTACCAACCACCTGGATTTACCCAGTATTGAATGGCTGGAAAAATATTTAATGCATTATCCGGGTGCTGTAGTGGTAGTGAGCCACGACAGGTTTTTCCTGGATAGGATGGTAACTAAAATTGTAGAATTGTATCAACTGCAATTACATTTTTATACCGGTAATTATAGCTTTTATGAAACCGAAAAAGCCATGCGAATTGACCTTCAAAAAAAAGCTTTTGATAACCAGCAGGACTATATACGGCAGCAGGAACGCTTTGTTGAAAGATTTAAAGCCAAGGCCAGCAAAGCAGCGCAGGCACAAAGCATCATGAAACGGCTCGATAAATTAGATCGCATTGAAGATGTAAGTTTAGAAAGGCCAAACATGAAAATAAATTTCTCAGTTGAAAAACAACCGGGAAAAATTATTTGCTCCTTAAAAAAAATCAGCAAGCATTTTAAAGAAGTAAATATTGTAGAAAATGCCTCGGCAGAAATTGACCGGGGCGATAAAATAGCGTTAATAGGCGCAAATGGCAAGGGCAAAAGTACCTTGCTGCGTATTATTTCCGGCGCCGAACCCTTTAACGGTGAAAGGGAATGGGGACATAATGTTGTAGAAAGCTTTTATGCCCAGCACCAGCTGGAGGCATTGCATTTAGAGAACAACCTTCTGGAAGAAATGCAAACCACACGTAGCGGAAAAACCGAACTGGAACTGAGGAGCCTGCTTGGCGCATTTTTATTTAGCGGCGATAATGTAGATAAAAAAATTAAGGTACTTAGCGGGGGCGAAAGAGCAAGGGTAGCGCTGGCAAAAACCATTACCAGCAAAGCCAATTTTTTAATGCTGGATGAGCCTACCAACCACCTGGACATACACTCTGTAGATTTATTGGTTGAAGCCTTAAATAAATATGAGGGCAGCCTGATACTGGTAAGCCACGACAGGTATTTTATAAGCCGGCTTGCCAATAAAATTTGGGAAATAGATGACCATAAAATAATTGAATTTAAAGGCAGCTATGCCGAATGGGAAGACTGGAAACAAAGAAGAGAAGCCGAACAAAAAAATAAAAAAAAGGAAATTGAAACCCCAAAAGAAGTAAAAAAACAACCCGAAAATAATCCGCCAAACCAGGATCAAAAAAAAGAAGTACAGCAATTAAAATCCAAATTTAAAAAACTGGAAGAGAAAATAGCAAAACAACAACAAGAAACCAACCGCCTGGAACAAGCCCTAAGCAACCCCGAAATTTATGCAGAAACACAAAAATTTACTGCCGCCGAAAACCTTTATAAAAATGCCCAAAAAGAATTGGAAAAATTAAATGGGGAATACGAAGGAATTTTTGAACAAATAATGAAAATTGAAGAGGGGCAATAA
- a CDS encoding PQQ-dependent sugar dehydrogenase, giving the protein MCYKKFILPGCFFISLIACNNGNTNLKNNIDTTAKQTDKRLPPVETQKPNSSYKPAFAGQTRINAVKTTTAINVEKIASKLGEPWAIIPFTGNRLLVTDKTGFMQIVSEEGTVLKKITGFPQVDNRAQGGMLDVALDPSFAQNKTIYWAFSEQQKKAGNLTAIAKGTINETEDKIENVLVIFRVLPALNSTLHYGSRLVFDKEGYLYFSAGERSVLEGRKQAQNLKSGLGKIFKITTEGKPAPGNPFINNAHAQPGIFSYGHRNPQSLEFNKTGDLWEAEFGPRGGDELNLIKPGKDYGWPTITYGIEYYGATIGAAITQKEGMEQPVYYWDPVISPSGMAFYNGHEIPEWENNLFIGGLSSQLITRLIFKENKVVGEERLFTNLNERFRDIAYHNGMLYTVTDNGNMYRVKKKS; this is encoded by the coding sequence ATGTGCTATAAAAAATTTATTTTACCAGGGTGCTTTTTTATAAGTTTAATAGCCTGTAATAACGGCAATACTAACCTTAAAAATAATATAGATACTACGGCAAAGCAAACGGATAAAAGGCTTCCGCCAGTAGAAACACAAAAGCCCAACAGCAGCTATAAGCCTGCATTTGCTGGGCAAACAAGGATAAATGCGGTAAAAACAACTACTGCAATAAACGTAGAAAAAATAGCATCAAAGCTGGGTGAGCCCTGGGCTATAATTCCTTTTACAGGCAACAGGCTGCTGGTAACAGACAAAACGGGCTTTATGCAAATAGTAAGCGAAGAAGGAACCGTATTGAAAAAAATTACCGGTTTTCCACAAGTAGATAACAGGGCGCAGGGCGGAATGCTGGATGTGGCATTGGATCCATCTTTTGCCCAAAACAAAACCATTTACTGGGCATTTTCCGAACAACAAAAAAAAGCTGGCAACCTTACCGCTATTGCCAAAGGCACAATAAATGAAACCGAAGATAAAATTGAAAATGTATTGGTAATCTTCAGGGTTTTACCTGCATTAAACAGCACTTTGCATTATGGATCCAGACTGGTTTTTGACAAAGAAGGATATTTATATTTCAGCGCCGGGGAACGCTCTGTTTTAGAGGGAAGAAAACAGGCTCAGAACCTAAAATCGGGATTGGGTAAAATTTTTAAAATAACTACAGAAGGAAAACCAGCACCAGGCAACCCATTTATCAATAATGCACATGCACAACCCGGAATATTTTCTTATGGCCATCGCAATCCGCAAAGCCTGGAGTTTAACAAAACCGGAGATTTATGGGAAGCAGAATTTGGCCCAAGGGGCGGTGATGAATTAAACTTAATAAAACCCGGGAAAGATTATGGCTGGCCCACTATTACTTATGGTATTGAATATTACGGCGCAACTATTGGTGCTGCAATTACGCAAAAAGAAGGAATGGAACAACCGGTATATTATTGGGATCCCGTAATATCACCAAGCGGAATGGCTTTTTATAATGGCCATGAAATACCTGAATGGGAAAATAATTTATTTATTGGCGGCCTTAGCAGCCAGCTTATTACCCGGCTCATATTTAAAGAAAATAAAGTAGTGGGTGAAGAACGGTTGTTTACTAATTTAAACGAAAGGTTCCGGGATATTGCTTACCACAATGGGATGCTTTATACCGTAACCGATAATGGGAACATGTACAGAGTAAAGAAAAAATCTTAA
- a CDS encoding carbonic anhydrase, which produces MRSFEKLLSENKAWSKNRQSNDPEFFKRLAQLQTPEFLWIGCSDSRVPTNEITGTQPGEIFVHRNIANLVIDTDVNLLSVLYFAINHLKVKHVIVCGHYGCGGIKAAMSNSDFKQILNMWLRKIKDVYKENREELDAIADMEKRENRLTELNVVEQVRRLMKTSIIQKAWKDRQAPDLHGWVYSLNDGVINPIYHLKANTAIDPLYRYDDL; this is translated from the coding sequence ATGCGTTCTTTTGAAAAATTATTATCGGAAAATAAAGCCTGGTCTAAAAACCGGCAAAGCAACGACCCGGAATTTTTTAAGCGGCTTGCCCAATTGCAAACCCCGGAATTTTTATGGATTGGCTGCAGCGACAGCCGTGTGCCAACAAATGAAATAACCGGCACACAGCCCGGTGAAATTTTTGTGCACCGCAATATTGCTAATTTAGTAATTGACACCGATGTAAACCTGCTGAGTGTTTTATATTTTGCCATAAACCATTTAAAAGTAAAGCATGTAATTGTTTGCGGCCACTATGGCTGCGGCGGTATTAAAGCTGCTATGAGCAATAGCGATTTTAAGCAAATACTCAATATGTGGCTAAGAAAAATAAAAGATGTATATAAAGAAAACAGGGAAGAACTTGATGCAATTGCCGATATGGAAAAAAGAGAAAACCGCCTTACCGAACTCAATGTAGTAGAGCAGGTACGCAGGCTCATGAAAACTTCCATTATTCAAAAAGCGTGGAAAGACAGGCAGGCGCCGGATTTACACGGCTGGGTGTATAGCTTAAATGATGGCGTTATTAACCCAATATATCATTTA